One Malaclemys terrapin pileata isolate rMalTer1 chromosome 9, rMalTer1.hap1, whole genome shotgun sequence DNA window includes the following coding sequences:
- the C9H3orf80 gene encoding uncharacterized membrane protein C3orf80 homolog: MLQCLSEGLLVLGAALLWQPCQGTWSCGELTCGERESCCDYGNVTYTEIKCCKLPFHTFLDNVGWFVRKLSGLLILLVLFAIGYFLQRIICPSPRRYNRPQRQDSPGSPLNVTAATSQDSLLDTSSASSSRYPGEREPPLLPVGSPVFLQLPSYEEVKYLPTYEESMRLQQQSPKEIVLPVSSLATAASREPDRAGDRAPCS, from the coding sequence ATGTTGCAGTGTCTCTCCGAggggctgctggtgctgggggctgctctgctctggcagcCCTGCCAGGGCACCTGGAGCTGCGGGGAGCTGACCTGCGGCGAGCGGGAGAGCTGCTGTGACTACGGCAATGTCACCTACACGGAGATCAAGTGCTGCAAGCTGCCCTTTCACACCTTCCTGGACAACGTGGGCTGGTTCGTGCGCAAGCTCTCGGGGCTGCTCATCCTGCTGGTGCTCTTCGCCATCGGCTACTTTCTGCAGCGCatcatctgccccagcccccgccGGTACAACCGGCCGCAGCGCCAGGACTCACCCGGCTCCCCGCTCAACGTGACGGCTGCCACCTCGCAGGACTCGCTGCTGGACACCAGCAGCGCCAGCAGCAGCCGCTACCCGGGCGAGCGGGAGCCGCCGCTGCTGCCGGTGGGCTCCCCGGTcttcctgcagctgcccagctacGAGGAGGTGAAGTATTTACCCACCTACGAGGAGTCCATGCGgctgcagcagcagagccccAAAGAGATCGTCCTGCCCGTGTCCAGCCTGGCCACGGCCGCAAGCAGAGAGCCAGACAGGGCGGGAGACAGAGCCCCCTGcagctga